A window of the Cynocephalus volans isolate mCynVol1 chromosome 10, mCynVol1.pri, whole genome shotgun sequence genome harbors these coding sequences:
- the C10H19orf33 gene encoding immortalization up-regulated protein: MEFDLTAALESTSKKPPGAGPVGGPKHRPPKVQGCPEAGAPQNPRHGHSSSSDSSSSSSSDSDKEVKPHGAVSKQHDTSPAKAKKPKVKKKEGKDKKDTRH, encoded by the exons ATGGAGTTTGACCTGACGGCAG CCCTGGAGTCCACTTCCAAGAAGCCCCCGGGGGCGGGCCCGGTGGGAGGCCCCAAGCACAGGCCCCCCAAAGTTCAGGGCTGCCCAGAGGCAGGGGCACCTCAGAATCCGAGG CATGGCCACAGCAGCTCCTCAGATTCCAGTAGCAGCAGCTCCAGCGACTCAGACAAGGAGGTGAAG CCCCATGGTGCTGTCTCCAAGCAGCATGACACCTCCCCGGCCAAGGCCAAGAAGCCCAAGGTGAAGAAGAAGGAAGGCAAGGACAAGAAGGACACTCGCCACTGA
- the YIF1B gene encoding protein YIF1B isoform X2 — protein sequence MHPAGLAAAAGTPRLPSKRRIPVSQPGMADPHQLFDDTSSAQNRGYGAQRAPGTLGYPAASTLPQAAFLADPMSNMAMAYGSSLAAQGKELVDKNIDRFIPVTKLKYYFAVDTLYVGKKLGLLFFPYLHQDWEVQYQQDTPVAPRFDVNAPDLYIPAMAFITYVLVAGLALGTQDRFSPDLLGLQASSALAWLTLEVLAILLSLYLVTVNTDLTTIDLVAFLGYKYVGMIGGILMGLLFGKIGYYLVLGWCCVSIFVFMIRTLRLKILAEAAAEGVPVRGARNQLRMYLTMAVAATQPLLMYWLTFHLVR from the exons ATGCACCCGGCAGGcttggcggcggcggcggggacaCCCCGGCTGC CCTCAAAGCGGAGGATCCCTGTGTCCCAGCCGGGTATGGCTGACCCCCACCAGCTTTTCGATGACACAAGTTCAGCCCAGAACCGGGGCTATGGGGCCCAGCGGGCACCAGGCACCCTGGGCTACCCTGCAGCCTCCACCTTACCCCAGGCAGCCTTCCTGGCTGATCCCATGTCCAACATGGCCATGGCCTATGGGAGCAGCCTGGCCGCGCAGGGCAAGGAGCTGGTAGATAAGAAT ATTGACCGCTTCATCCCCGTCACCAAGCTCAAGTATTACTTTGCCGTGGACACCCTGTATGTGGGCAAAAAGCTGGGCCTGCTCTTCTTCCCCTACCTGCACCAG GACTGGGAGGTGCAGTACCAGCAGGACACACCAGTGGCCCCCCGCTTTGACGTCAATGCTCCGGACCTCTACATTCCAG CAATGGCTTTCATCACCTACGTCTTGGTGGCTGGCCTTGCACTGGGGACCCAGGATAG GTTCTCCCCGGACCTCCTGGGGCTGCAGGCGAGCTCAGCATTGGCCTGGCTGACACTGGAGGTGCTGGCCATCCTGCTCAGCCTCTACCTGGTCACTGTCAACACAGACCTCACCACTATTGACCTGGTGGCCTTCTTGGGCTACAAATATGTCGG gATGATTGGTGGGATCCTCATGGGCCTGCTCTTTGGAAAGATTGGCTACTACCTGGTGCTGGGCTGGTGCTGTGTGTCCATCTTTGTGTTCATG aTCCGGACGCTGAGGCTGAAGATcctggcagaggctgcagctgaaGGGGTCCCAGTGCGCGGGGCCCGGAACCAGCTGCGCATGTACCTGACGATGGCTGTGGCGGCGACGCAGCCTCTGCTCATGTACTGGCTCACCTTCCACCTGGTGCGGTGA
- the YIF1B gene encoding protein YIF1B isoform X1, which produces MHPAGLAAAAGTPRLRKWPSKRRIPVSQPGMADPHQLFDDTSSAQNRGYGAQRAPGTLGYPAASTLPQAAFLADPMSNMAMAYGSSLAAQGKELVDKNIDRFIPVTKLKYYFAVDTLYVGKKLGLLFFPYLHQDWEVQYQQDTPVAPRFDVNAPDLYIPAMAFITYVLVAGLALGTQDRFSPDLLGLQASSALAWLTLEVLAILLSLYLVTVNTDLTTIDLVAFLGYKYVGMIGGILMGLLFGKIGYYLVLGWCCVSIFVFMIRTLRLKILAEAAAEGVPVRGARNQLRMYLTMAVAATQPLLMYWLTFHLVR; this is translated from the exons ATGCACCCGGCAGGcttggcggcggcggcggggacaCCCCGGCTGCGTAAGTGGC CCTCAAAGCGGAGGATCCCTGTGTCCCAGCCGGGTATGGCTGACCCCCACCAGCTTTTCGATGACACAAGTTCAGCCCAGAACCGGGGCTATGGGGCCCAGCGGGCACCAGGCACCCTGGGCTACCCTGCAGCCTCCACCTTACCCCAGGCAGCCTTCCTGGCTGATCCCATGTCCAACATGGCCATGGCCTATGGGAGCAGCCTGGCCGCGCAGGGCAAGGAGCTGGTAGATAAGAAT ATTGACCGCTTCATCCCCGTCACCAAGCTCAAGTATTACTTTGCCGTGGACACCCTGTATGTGGGCAAAAAGCTGGGCCTGCTCTTCTTCCCCTACCTGCACCAG GACTGGGAGGTGCAGTACCAGCAGGACACACCAGTGGCCCCCCGCTTTGACGTCAATGCTCCGGACCTCTACATTCCAG CAATGGCTTTCATCACCTACGTCTTGGTGGCTGGCCTTGCACTGGGGACCCAGGATAG GTTCTCCCCGGACCTCCTGGGGCTGCAGGCGAGCTCAGCATTGGCCTGGCTGACACTGGAGGTGCTGGCCATCCTGCTCAGCCTCTACCTGGTCACTGTCAACACAGACCTCACCACTATTGACCTGGTGGCCTTCTTGGGCTACAAATATGTCGG gATGATTGGTGGGATCCTCATGGGCCTGCTCTTTGGAAAGATTGGCTACTACCTGGTGCTGGGCTGGTGCTGTGTGTCCATCTTTGTGTTCATG aTCCGGACGCTGAGGCTGAAGATcctggcagaggctgcagctgaaGGGGTCCCAGTGCGCGGGGCCCGGAACCAGCTGCGCATGTACCTGACGATGGCTGTGGCGGCGACGCAGCCTCTGCTCATGTACTGGCTCACCTTCCACCTGGTGCGGTGA
- the KCNK6 gene encoding potassium channel subfamily K member 6 — MQRGALLAGALAAYAVYLVLGALLLARLEGPHEARFRAELETLREQLLRRSPCVAAPALDAFVERVLEAGRLGRAALANASDPAWDFASALFYASTLVTTVGYGYTTPLTDAGKAFSIAFALLGVPTTMLLLTASAQRLSLLLTHAPLSWLRVRWGWDPRRAGRWHLVALLGVVVTVCFLVPAVVFAHLEESWSFLDAFYFCFISLSTIGLGDYVPGEAPGQPYRALYKVLVTVYLFLGLVAMVLVLQTFRHVSDLHGLTELILLPAPGPASFNEDEDDQADILGPQLEPRQQLSATSHANYASIPR; from the exons ATGCAGCGAGGCGCGCTCCTGGCGGGCGCCCTGGCCGCGTACGCCGTGTACCTGGTGCTGGGCGCGCTGCTCTTGGCGCGGCTGGAGGGGCCGCACGAAGCCCGGTTTCGAGCCGAGCTGGAGACGCTGCGGGAGCAGCTGCTGCGGCGCAGCCCGTGCGTGGCGGCCCCCGCCCTGGACGCCTTCGTGGAGCGGGTGCTGGAGGCCGGACGGCTGGGGCGCGCCGCGCTCGCCAACGCCTCGGACCCCGCCTGGGACTTTGCCTCGGCTCTCTTCTACGCCAGCACGCTGGTCACCACCGTGG GGTACGGGTACACGACGCCACTGACTGACGCAGGCAAGGCATTCTCCATTGCCTTTGCACTCCTGGGCGTGCCGACCACCATGCTGTTGCTGACCGCCTCGGCCCAGCGCCTGTCGCTGCTGCTGACCCACGCACCCCTGTCTTGGCTGAGGGTGCGCTGGGGCTGGGATCCCCGGCGGGCAGGCCGCTGGCACTTGGTGGCCCTGCTGGGGGTTGTAGTGACTGTCTGCTTCCTGGTGCCAGCTGTGGTCTTTGCCCACCTCGAGGAATCCTGGAGCTTCCTGGATGCTTTCTACTTCTGCTTCATCTCTCTGTCCACCATCGGCCTGGGTGACTATGTGCCTGGGGAGGCCCCCGGCCAGCCCTACCGGGCCCTCTATAAGGTGCTAGTCACAG TCTACCTCTTCCTGGGACTGGTCGCCATGGTGCTGGTACTGCAGACTTTCCGCCACGTGTCCGACCTTCACGGCCTCACAGAACTCATCCTGCTTCCTGCTCCAGGCCCTGCCAGCTTCAACGAGGATGAAGACGATCAGGCGGACATTCTGGGCCCCCAGCTGGAGCCACGCCAGCAGCTCTCTGCCACCTCCCATGCCAATTATGCCTCCATTCCCAGGTAG